GATGGTAAAGAGTATAGGAGTGATGTCATTATCTATCCGGATCGTGTAGATAGTAAATGGTGGAGGAAAGTGGGGCACGAACTTTGTATCGATGATATAAAGGACATTATCAATGAAAAACCTGAAGTTTTGGTCGTAGGTACAGGTTATAATGGTTATATGAAGGTTTTGCCTGAAACGAAGAAGTTTTTGGAATCGAGGGGTGTGGAATTGATAGTAGAGAAGACCACTAGCGCATGTGAGATTTACAACCAATTATCTAGATCGAAGAAGGTAGTCGCAGCACTTCACCTAACCTGTTAATCC
This DNA window, taken from Nitrososphaerales archaeon, encodes the following:
- a CDS encoding MTH938/NDUFAF3 family protein, which codes for DGKEYRSDVIIYPDRVDSKWWRKVGHELCIDDIKDIINEKPEVLVVGTGYNGYMKVLPETKKFLESRGVELIVEKTTSACEIYNQLSRSKKVVAALHLTC